Proteins found in one Zea mays cultivar B73 chromosome 1, Zm-B73-REFERENCE-NAM-5.0, whole genome shotgun sequence genomic segment:
- the LOC113687189 gene encoding RING-H2 finger protein ATL1-like, with protein sequence MDAPTASSPSSSFPGTSFVVLSVSIVGILATSLLLLAYYLVLTRCGLLFFWRPGMHDDDDDVAAGPGHRRHVVVTVHDEPPRRSGMEEAAIRRIPTFRYRHGSTRLVLAAEAKQAACAVCLADFRDGERLRVLPPCLHAFHIDCIDAWLQSAASCPLCRADVSDPAALRCHHHHLDVPLPRAATDDVAVDVVSSSPTPASADAAGEQEAVPSHETAHRNSSCRSCSMGGGGGGGGDGCLLPMRRSLSMDSSTDKRFYLALQTILRQSSGASQAVTAGGDGKAESSNAAADIGPPSSRRLRRSFFSFSQSRGSRNAVLPL encoded by the coding sequence ATGGACGCGCCCACGGCGTCGTCGCCGTCCTCGTCCTTCCCCGGCACGAGCTTCGTGGTCCTCTCCGTCTCCATCGTCGGCATCCTCGCCACCTCGCTCCTGCTCCTGGCATACTACCTCGTCCTCACCCGCTGCGGCCTCCTCTTCTTCTGGCGCCCGGGCAtgcacgacgacgacgacgacgtcgcCGCCGGGCCGGGCCACCGCCGCCACGTCGTCGTCACCGTGCACGACGAGCCACCACGCCGGAGCGGCATGGAGGAGGCGGCCATCCGCCGGATCCCCACGTTCCGGTACCGCCACGGCAGTACGCGCCTCGTGCTGGCGGCGGAGGCCAAGCAGGCCGCGTGCGCCGTGTGCCTCGCCGACTTCCGCGACGGCGAGAGGCTCCGCGTGCTGCCGCCCTGCCTCCACGCCTTCCACATCGACTGCATCGACGCCTGGCTCCAGTCCGCCGCCAGCTGCCCGCTCTGCAGGGCCGACGTCTCCGACCCCGCCGCCCTtcgctgccaccaccaccacctcgaCGTCCCGCTCCCGCGCGCCGCCACGGACGACGTCGCCGTAGATGTTGTTAGTAGTAGTCCTACTCCTGCCTCCGCAGACGCCGCCGGCGAACAAGAGGCTGTGCCTTCTCATGAGACCGCGCACCGGAACAGTAGCTGCCGCAGCTGTAGcatggggggagggggaggaggaggaggagacggctgTCTCTTGCCCATGCGCCGGTCGCTGTCCATGGACTCCAGCACCGACAAGCGCTTCTACCTCGCGCTGCAGACAATTCTGCGGCAGAGTTCCGGCGCCTCCCAGGCTGTCACAGCAGGAGGTGACGGCAAAGCGGAGAGCAGCAATGCCGCCGCCGACATTGGCCCACCATCGTCGAGGAGGTTGCGCCGGTCTTTCTTCTCGTTCAGCCAGAGCAGGGGATCCCGAAATGCCGTACTGCCGCTCTGA
- the LOC118473140 gene encoding uncharacterized protein — MASKSMTKAGSSTYVVRPQSTTVPDQNKSSRKPSEFKIAGAGQPALPARHGVIQTTQQVAFFPTTCLLAVADAACAVMEREREHLLLWHAPYSLLSSPMVSRALTGHCVVPCVPPATPVARGASHVPCTMLSRPCDDVIQRQRRE, encoded by the exons ATGGCTAGCAAAAGCATGACGAAAGCCGGTAG CTCCACGTACGTGGTGCGTCCACAGTCCACTACTGTCCCAGACCAGAACAAGAGCTCGAGAAAACCATCAGAGTTCAAGATCGCAGGAGCTGGA CAACCCGCTCTTCCGGCACGGCACGGGGTAATACAGACGACGCAGCAAGTAGCTTTCTTCCCTACCACCTGCTTGCTTGCAGTTGCAGATGCAGCATGTGCTGtgatggagagagagagagagcatttGCTTCTTTGGCATGCACCATACTCACTTCTGTCCAGTCCAATGGTCTCCCGCGC CCTCACTGGTCACTGCGTCGTGCCGTGCGTACCTCCGGCAACGCCAGTGGCGAGGGGGGCCTCACATGTCCCCTGCACCATGCTCAGCCGTCCCTGTGACGACGTAATCCAACGGCAGAGAAGGGAGTAG
- the LOC109943494 gene encoding LOB domain-containing protein 29 → MTGLGSPCGACKFLRRKCVKGCVFAPYFCHEHGAAHFAAIHKVFGASNASKLLMHLPISDRCEAAVTMSYEAQARLQDPIYGCVAHIFSLQQQVVRLQAELESFKALAIQGCGDGSLTSNPQKENCERLAPYIQDGQLFYQPTMANNSSVKSERQLYFANDCFTSTSTQHSEGYEPDICMPDYYNNSNPSWTTQGSGYHDIDELQSVAFAYLDNA, encoded by the exons ATGACAGGCCTTGGCTCACCATGTGGTGCGTGCAAGTTCCTACGCAGGAAGTGTGTGAAGGGGTGTGTCTTCGCTCCATATTTCTGTCATGAGCACGGGGCTGCGCACTTTGCTGCTATCCATAAGGTCTTTGGGGCTAGCAATGCCTCAAAGCTCCTAATGCATCTGCCAATAAGTGACCGTTGCGAGGCTGCAGTCACTATGTCATATGAGGCGCAAGCCAGGCTTCAAGATCCAATATATGGCTGTGTTGCTCACATCTTTTCTCTGCAACAACAG GTGGTCAGGCTGCAAGCAGAACTAGAGTCTTTCAAAGCTCTAGCAATACAAGGATGTGGAGATGGGTCCTTGACATCAAACCCTCAGAAAGAAAACTGTGAAAGATTAGCACCTTATATTCAAGACGGGCAGCTCTTTTACCAACCAACAATGGCAAACAATTCTTCAGTAAAGAGTGAGAGGCAGTTATACTTTGCAAACGATTGCTTCACATCAACGTCAACTCAACATTCTGAAGGTTATGAGCCAGATATATGCATGCCTGACTACTACAACAACAGCAATCCTTCTTGGACCACGCAAGGGAGTGGGTATCATGATATTGATGAGCTTCAATCAGTAGCCTTTGCATATCTGGACAATGCTTGA